A stretch of Arthrobacter sunyaminii DNA encodes these proteins:
- a CDS encoding DUF1269 domain-containing protein, giving the protein MTTLTVWKFPDSGSAEQATETLSSLQSQGLISVEDEAYVTWPEDKKKPSTHQEHHLVGAGALGGGFWGLLFGLIFFIPLIGLVVGAAVGALSASMVDVGIDDNFIKQVRSEVTPGTSALFVLTSDAVEDRVLDTFKSSFPDAKLIFTNLSKEQEANLRQAFAD; this is encoded by the coding sequence ATGACAACACTGACCGTATGGAAATTTCCGGATTCAGGTTCTGCGGAACAGGCAACCGAGACGCTGTCCAGCCTGCAGTCACAGGGCTTGATCAGTGTCGAGGACGAGGCCTACGTAACCTGGCCCGAGGACAAGAAGAAGCCAAGCACTCATCAGGAACATCATCTGGTGGGAGCCGGCGCTCTGGGTGGCGGGTTTTGGGGCCTCCTCTTTGGATTGATCTTCTTCATTCCACTCATCGGTCTGGTCGTGGGCGCAGCCGTCGGTGCACTTTCGGCTTCCATGGTTGACGTGGGGATCGACGACAACTTTATTAAGCAGGTTCGCAGCGAAGTCACCCCGGGAACCTCGGCACTGTTCGTCCTCACCTCGGACGCTGTGGAGGACAGGGTACTGGATACCTTCAAGAGCAGCTTCCCCGACGCGAAGCTGATTTTCACCAACCTCTCCAAGGAGCAGGAAGCCAACCTGCGCCAGGCGTTCGCGGACTAA
- a CDS encoding uracil-DNA glycosylase has translation MQSLDNGTQSEELWNRRYDDNVAEVNQLCDSLKALKPGTEVPYVDPMHDVGETRIVSLFSNIGTAHPSGFITAGDDDAVARLLGVHWQVGLRPEYVMPWNTYPWYVPGEPNGKLTKEQIQEGLKPLLRFLALVPRASAIVAHGTEAQRLCAAFLKTENRMIYRRSFKIYKARSVDGRAFGATAERQEEGLAAMRIAYKDAMARTGLAIPGN, from the coding sequence ATGCAAAGCCTGGACAATGGAACACAATCCGAAGAACTCTGGAACCGTCGCTATGACGACAACGTAGCTGAGGTCAATCAGCTCTGCGACTCACTCAAAGCGCTGAAGCCGGGCACCGAGGTGCCCTACGTTGATCCCATGCACGACGTGGGCGAGACCCGCATTGTGAGCCTTTTCTCCAATATCGGCACAGCCCACCCATCGGGCTTCATCACCGCGGGCGATGACGACGCCGTTGCCCGGCTTCTCGGAGTCCACTGGCAGGTGGGGCTCCGGCCGGAGTACGTCATGCCGTGGAACACTTATCCCTGGTACGTTCCCGGCGAGCCCAACGGCAAACTGACCAAGGAACAGATCCAGGAAGGGCTCAAGCCTCTGCTGCGCTTCCTCGCCTTGGTGCCGCGTGCCTCAGCCATCGTGGCCCACGGCACTGAAGCACAGCGCCTGTGTGCAGCCTTCCTCAAGACTGAGAACCGGATGATTTACCGGCGCAGCTTCAAGATTTACAAGGCCCGCTCTGTTGACGGCCGCGCGTTTGGGGCAACGGCGGAACGTCAGGAAGAAGGCTTGGCTGCCATGCGGATCGCGTACAAGGACGCGATGGCACGCACCGGTTTGGCCATTCCCGGGAACTGA
- the smpB gene encoding SsrA-binding protein SmpB: MPKESGRKVVATNRKARHNYEILDTYEAGMVLMGTEVKSLREGRASLVDGFGTFYNDELWLEAAYIPEYLNGSWTNHSARRRRKLLLHREQLDKIMQKTRESGFTIVPLQLYFLDGRAKVEIAVARGKRDYDKRQTLREKQDNREALRDMREKNRGA, from the coding sequence GTGCCCAAAGAAAGTGGCCGTAAGGTTGTGGCCACCAACCGCAAGGCCCGGCACAACTATGAAATCCTCGATACCTACGAGGCCGGCATGGTTCTGATGGGTACCGAGGTCAAGTCACTACGGGAAGGCCGCGCGTCCCTGGTGGACGGCTTCGGCACCTTCTACAACGATGAGCTTTGGCTCGAGGCAGCTTATATTCCGGAGTATCTCAACGGGAGCTGGACCAACCATTCGGCCCGCCGGCGCCGGAAACTCCTGCTGCACCGGGAGCAGCTGGACAAGATCATGCAGAAGACACGGGAATCCGGCTTTACCATCGTTCCGCTGCAGCTGTATTTCCTGGACGGCCGGGCCAAGGTGGAGATCGCCGTGGCGCGCGGCAAGCGAGACTACGACAAGCGCCAGACGCTGCGCGAAAAGCAGGACAACAGGGAAGCCCTGCGGGACATGCGGGAGAAAAACCGCGGCGCCTGA